Genomic window (Bacteroidota bacterium):
CAATTTTGTAGGCCATGTATTTGCCGTCGTGTGAGACGGAAGAGCCTGCATAAGCCACAGTGCCGTCTTCGGAGAGTTTATTTGGATCCAGGATAACACGGGGTTCACCGTCAAGCCCTTCCTGGATATAAACGATACTTTGGTTTTGCAACCCGTCGTTTTTACTGAAGAAATAATATTTTCCTTCGCGATAGGGGAGTCCGAACTTAGGATAATCCCACATTTTCGTGAGTTTTTCCCTGATCTTTTCCCGGAATGGGATCTGTGAAAGATATTCTCCGGTTACCTGGTTCTGGGCCTGAACCCATGCAAGGGTTTGTTCCGAGTTATCGTCTTCCAGCCAGCGGTAAGGATCTTCCACATCCACACCAAAATAATTGTCGATCTGTTGTACTTTTTCTGTTACGGGGTAGTTGATCTTTTTGGCCCCTTCCTGACATCCTGTGAAAATCATCATAATTGCTGCAATGGATAAAATTAATGCCTTTTTCATTGTTACATGGAATTAGGGTTTATAATTATTGAAAGACAGGAGCTTGCTTAACCGGATGTAAAAATAAGCATAAGTTTCATTTTACAAAACTTTGAGTTGATCGGATACATTAAAAAATTAACCATTGGTTTGATAAACTCTACGGTTGCTCATGTTTGACAATCACACGGGATTTCCATTTTCCTGTCCTGTAATACGAATACGATAGGATAAGACCAATGACCCATGCCATCGGGATGCCCCACCATATTCCTGTGGCACCCAGTTTTTGAGCAAGGAGATAACATGCCGGTATCCTGACAACCCATAATGCAAAAAAGGTTATGATCATCGGGATAAGCGTATCGCCTGCGCCTCGCATAACACCGCCTACAACGAACATGGTTGTAAAAACAATATAAAAAGGACTTACGATTTGAAGATATTTAGCACCGATTTCAATAACTTCCGGGTCTGAAGTAAACAATGATATCATTCCGCGGGAAAATACCACTAAAATAAGAGAAATAGAAACCGCTATCAGTGAAGTCATGCGAAACGTGGCGCCCAAACCGGTTTTTATCCTGTGAGGCTTTCCGGCTCCGAGGTTTTGTCCCACGAAGGTCGACAAGGCTGCTGCGAAATTCATCGCCGGCATGCCTGCAAATGAATCGATGCGAAAAACTACACTATAGGCTGCCACGGTTGCTGTCCCGAAAGGATTCACCAGCCAGTACATCATAATCATGCCCAGAGCTACAAAAGCCTGCTGAAACCCGATGGGAAAGCCAATTTTAATATTCTTCATAAAAATATCACGGTCGAATATCAACTTTCTCCAGGAGAGATTAATGATAGGATGCTTTTTATTCAGGTACAGTATGGCTGTCACAAATGCCCCACCCTGAGCCACAACCGTTGCATAAGCCGCTCCGGCAATA
Coding sequences:
- a CDS encoding MATE family efflux transporter, encoding MKDLSTGKESRLILHFATPMLLGNIFQQLYNVVDSIVIGNFIGTEALAAVGASFPIIFTLVSLIMGIAIGSTVIISQYYGAKEIEQVKRAIDTLYIFIFLASIVVTVIGIIASDAIFRLIKLPEEVIPQASLYLRIYFSGMILFFGFNGTSAILRGLGDSKTPLFFMVISTISNILLDLLFVVGFGWGIAGAAYATVVAQGGAFVTAILYLNKKHPIINLSWRKLIFDRDIFMKNIKIGFPIGFQQAFVALGMIMMYWLVNPFGTATVAAYSVVFRIDSFAGMPAMNFAAALSTFVGQNLGAGKPHRIKTGLGATFRMTSLIAVSISLILVVFSRGMISLFTSDPEVIEIGAKYLQIVSPFYIVFTTMFVVGGVMRGAGDTLIPMIITFFALWVVRIPACYLLAQKLGATGIWWGIPMAWVIGLILSYSYYRTGKWKSRVIVKHEQP